A window of Mixophyes fleayi isolate aMixFle1 chromosome 10, aMixFle1.hap1, whole genome shotgun sequence contains these coding sequences:
- the AKTIP gene encoding AKT-interacting protein isoform X1 yields MMNPFWSMSSAAVRKRPDNEEKIGTGGDQKISPPRSSSTKKQLPSIPKNAVPITKPISPAPTAQSTNGTHASYGPFYLEYSLLAEFTLVVKQKLPGVYVQPSYRSALMWFGVIFIRHGLYQDGVFKFTVYIPDNYPDGECPRLVFDIPVFHPLVDPLSGELDVKRAFAKWRRNHNHIWQVLMYARRIFYKIDTASPLNPEAAVLYEKDVQLFKSKVVDSVKLCNSHLFNQPKIEDPYAITFSPWNPALHDEARDKMLAPKKKSEEQYKSIHVSGLSWVKPGSVLPFSKEENALQT; encoded by the exons agaCCAGACAACGAGGAGAAGATTGGAACGGGGGGCGACCAAAAAATCAGCCCCCCTCGGTCCTCGTCGACCAAAAAACAGCTTCCTTCAATACCCAAGAATGCAGTCCCAATTACCAAGCCCATCTCCCCGGCCCCTACTGCGCAGTCCACGAACGGGACGCATGCGTCCTACGGTCCTTTCTACTTGGAGTATTCTCTTCTGGCAGAGTT TACTCTGGTGGTGAAGCAGAAGCTGCCGGGGGTCTATGTGCAGCCATCGTACCGCTCCGCTCTGA TGTGGTTTGGAGTCATATTTATAAGACACGGGCTATACCAGGACGGAGTATTTAAATTCACTGTCTACATCCCTGACAACTACCCCGACGGAGAGTGTCCG CGCCTTGTCTTTGACATCCCCGTCTTCCACCCTCTTGTTGATCCGCTGTCCGGGGAGCTGGATGTGAAAAGAGCGTTTGCGAAGTGGAG GAGAAACCATAACCACATATGGCAGGTACTGATGTACGCACGGAGGATCTTCTACAAAATAGACACCGCCAGCCCCTTAAACCCAGAGGCTGCAGTACT GTATGAGAAGGATGTTCAGCTGTTTAAGAGCAAAGTAGTGGACAGTGTTAAACTATGCAATAGCCACTTATTCAATCAGCCGAAAATAGAGGATCCCTATGCAATTAC GTTTTCTCCCTGGAATCCAGCATTACATGATGAAGCCAGAGACAAAATGTTGGCACCAAAA AAGAAGTCGGAAGAGCAGTATAAATCTATCCACGTCTCCGGCCTGTCCTGGGTGAAGCCCGGATCTGTTCTGCCGTTCAGTAAAGAGGAGAATGCTCTGCAGACCTAG
- the AKTIP gene encoding AKT-interacting protein isoform X2 has translation MMNPFWSMSSAAVRKRPDNEEKIGTGGDQKISPPRSSSTKKQLPSIPKNAVPITKPISPAPTAQSTNGTHASYGPFYLEYSLLAEFTLVVKQKLPGVYVQPSYRSALMWFGVIFIRHGLYQDGVFKFTVYIPDNYPDGECPRLVFDIPVFHPLVDPLSGELDVKRAFAKWRRNHNHIWQVLMYARRIFYKIDTASPLNPEAAVLYEKDVQLFKSKVVDSVKLCNSHLFNQPKIEDPYAITFSPWNPALHDEARDKMLAPKKSEEQYKSIHVSGLSWVKPGSVLPFSKEENALQT, from the exons agaCCAGACAACGAGGAGAAGATTGGAACGGGGGGCGACCAAAAAATCAGCCCCCCTCGGTCCTCGTCGACCAAAAAACAGCTTCCTTCAATACCCAAGAATGCAGTCCCAATTACCAAGCCCATCTCCCCGGCCCCTACTGCGCAGTCCACGAACGGGACGCATGCGTCCTACGGTCCTTTCTACTTGGAGTATTCTCTTCTGGCAGAGTT TACTCTGGTGGTGAAGCAGAAGCTGCCGGGGGTCTATGTGCAGCCATCGTACCGCTCCGCTCTGA TGTGGTTTGGAGTCATATTTATAAGACACGGGCTATACCAGGACGGAGTATTTAAATTCACTGTCTACATCCCTGACAACTACCCCGACGGAGAGTGTCCG CGCCTTGTCTTTGACATCCCCGTCTTCCACCCTCTTGTTGATCCGCTGTCCGGGGAGCTGGATGTGAAAAGAGCGTTTGCGAAGTGGAG GAGAAACCATAACCACATATGGCAGGTACTGATGTACGCACGGAGGATCTTCTACAAAATAGACACCGCCAGCCCCTTAAACCCAGAGGCTGCAGTACT GTATGAGAAGGATGTTCAGCTGTTTAAGAGCAAAGTAGTGGACAGTGTTAAACTATGCAATAGCCACTTATTCAATCAGCCGAAAATAGAGGATCCCTATGCAATTAC GTTTTCTCCCTGGAATCCAGCATTACATGATGAAGCCAGAGACAAAATGTTGGCACCAAAA AAGTCGGAAGAGCAGTATAAATCTATCCACGTCTCCGGCCTGTCCTGGGTGAAGCCCGGATCTGTTCTGCCGTTCAGTAAAGAGGAGAATGCTCTGCAGACCTAG